From one Candidatus Hydrogenedentota bacterium genomic stretch:
- a CDS encoding bifunctional nuclease family protein, translated as MLEMDILGVSFSEEHHPPVVLLRHGDRVLPIVVGRAEAQAIHTGMTHQDLGRPMTHDLICNVLAGLRGELKSVTIYKLENETFYAHLNVEQQSLDGQVEQVLRIDSRPSDGIAIATRVGCPIFAAEEVLEIAGQDVANLGPTDEDEEEEEDEF; from the coding sequence ATGCTTGAAATGGATATACTCGGGGTGAGCTTCAGCGAAGAGCATCACCCGCCGGTTGTGCTTTTGCGCCATGGGGACCGTGTTCTTCCCATTGTTGTCGGCCGGGCGGAAGCGCAGGCGATCCATACGGGCATGACTCACCAGGATTTGGGGCGTCCTATGACGCATGACCTGATCTGCAACGTGTTGGCGGGGCTTCGCGGTGAGCTGAAGTCTGTGACCATATACAAACTGGAAAACGAGACCTTCTACGCCCACCTCAACGTCGAGCAGCAGTCCCTTGACGGGCAAGTCGAGCAGGTGCTGCGTATTGACTCAAGGCCAAGCGACGGTATCGCGATAGCGACCCGCGTCGGATGCCCCATTTTCGCGGCTGAAGAGGTTCTGGAGATCGCGGGACAGGATGTGGCTAACCTGGGACCGACCGATGAAGACGAAGAGGAAGAGGAAGACGAGTTCTAG
- a CDS encoding tetratricopeptide repeat protein — translation RAEQLFKAAEREAAITLPPENFRLASTLDGLGLVYAAQGRLDEANAVLERALEMKEKVLGPHTREVPETVLNIADLRFAQGQYDKVERLYRHALLILVRDQTDIGVTRALNGLARYYRLQGDAVRAESLLERARKIHIEARRRNHPAMADTLVELARLYAFEGRDAESIPLYDKACAIRAGNLGMHHPETAACYEEFAQALHRLNRLAEAEELQERSKDIRARHTELEEQYASEQAPLL, via the coding sequence CCGCGCCGAGCAGCTTTTCAAAGCTGCCGAGCGCGAAGCCGCCATCACCCTCCCTCCCGAGAATTTCCGGCTGGCCTCGACCCTTGACGGTCTAGGCCTCGTGTATGCCGCCCAGGGACGCCTCGACGAGGCAAATGCCGTTCTCGAACGCGCACTCGAGATGAAAGAAAAAGTGCTGGGACCCCACACCCGGGAAGTGCCTGAGACGGTCCTCAACATCGCCGACCTCCGGTTTGCTCAGGGACAGTACGACAAAGTCGAGCGGCTCTACCGGCATGCCCTGTTGATTCTGGTGCGCGACCAGACCGACATCGGCGTCACGCGCGCGCTCAACGGCCTCGCGCGCTATTACCGCCTGCAGGGCGACGCCGTCCGCGCTGAATCGCTCCTCGAACGCGCCCGCAAGATTCATATCGAGGCGCGGCGCCGCAACCATCCCGCGATGGCCGATACGCTGGTAGAGCTTGCGCGCCTGTATGCCTTCGAAGGCCGCGACGCCGAGAGCATTCCTCTCTATGACAAAGCCTGCGCCATCCGCGCCGGGAACCTGGGCATGCACCATCCCGAGACCGCCGCTTGTTACGAAGAATTCGCCCAGGCCCTGCACCGCCTGAACCGGCTCGCCGAAGCGGAGGAATTGCAGGAACGCTCCAAGGACATCCGGGCCCGCCACACCGAGCTCGAGGAACAGTACGCAAGCGAACAGGCCCCGCTCCTGTAA
- a CDS encoding Ca2+-dependent phosphoinositide-specific phospholipase C, translating to MPCQAYRKANLAHDTCCVLALLLLVQWAGCGQKESTQSQAPSRETASAGSQTAAEPASALEVPLETHLDDTLRLNQLQVIATHNSYHAMPPAALHELVKKAYPDAVNWEYDHAPLDVQLNRGIRSFELDIHHTDKGYEVFHVQDFDAACTCGDFTGCLRVIRDWSRAHPEHVPIITLLELKKEDVKQASTKTYPFEGEDLDALDQLLLSVFPRGDVLTPDDVRGEYATLSQAVRAGNWPPLAQSRGKCMFVLHTQGEHAELYTQGAPSCEGRPMFMQGTGDKPYDAVFVINNPMDPQLA from the coding sequence ATGCCATGCCAAGCATATCGCAAGGCCAATCTCGCCCATGACACGTGCTGCGTCCTCGCTCTTCTTCTGCTTGTCCAGTGGGCGGGCTGCGGGCAAAAGGAGTCCACGCAATCCCAGGCGCCATCCCGCGAAACCGCTTCAGCCGGATCGCAGACGGCCGCCGAGCCCGCATCGGCCCTCGAGGTCCCGCTCGAGACCCATCTCGATGACACCCTCCGCCTCAACCAGCTTCAGGTGATCGCCACGCACAACAGCTATCACGCCATGCCGCCCGCCGCACTGCACGAGCTGGTGAAAAAGGCTTATCCGGATGCGGTCAACTGGGAATACGACCACGCGCCGCTCGATGTCCAGTTGAACCGGGGAATCCGCAGCTTCGAACTTGATATTCATCATACCGACAAGGGTTACGAAGTCTTCCACGTGCAGGATTTCGATGCGGCCTGCACGTGCGGGGATTTCACGGGATGCCTGAGAGTGATTCGGGACTGGTCACGGGCGCACCCCGAACACGTGCCGATTATCACTCTCCTGGAGCTCAAGAAAGAAGACGTCAAGCAGGCCAGCACCAAAACCTACCCCTTCGAGGGCGAAGACCTCGACGCGCTCGACCAGCTGCTCTTGTCCGTGTTCCCGCGCGGGGACGTGCTCACCCCCGACGACGTGCGCGGGGAGTACGCAACGCTATCCCAGGCAGTGCGCGCCGGCAACTGGCCTCCCTTGGCACAATCGCGGGGCAAGTGCATGTTCGTGCTCCACACACAAGGGGAGCACGCCGAGTTGTACACCCAGGGAGCCCCGTCGTGCGAAGGGCGGCCTATGTTCATGCAGGGCACTGGAGATAAGCCTTACGACGCCGTCTTCGTCATAAACAACCCCATGGACCCGCAACTCGCC
- a CDS encoding DUF4349 domain-containing protein encodes MVRKFSHLVPWALILAAGVVACSASQREAAPSASRAEPASALGEELAFGRRATGLDKTAGEAEASAQDSLATLAANQPDRYLIKNAWLQLEVDDAPKAIESLSAAARNLGGYLSDMHERKLAVERSEITATLRVPADKFEQAMTDAQALGDVIERRVNSEDVTEKYVDTESSIRNLKRTEERLLAHLERSAKLEDILKVEQELTRVRGLLDHLEGQLRFLSNRVGFSTIQVTLLEKEKGGPLTPAGSFSTASVASRAVRSLIEFLQSLWVVVIWLGVWAPVWLFPLLLVLYAWHRRNRRRVQRTTATPPDR; translated from the coding sequence ATGGTTCGCAAGTTCTCACACCTGGTTCCATGGGCATTGATTCTCGCCGCGGGGGTTGTCGCGTGTTCCGCCTCCCAGAGGGAGGCCGCACCCTCGGCCTCGAGAGCCGAGCCGGCCTCCGCCCTCGGAGAAGAACTTGCCTTCGGAAGGCGCGCAACAGGTCTGGACAAGACCGCCGGCGAGGCCGAAGCCTCTGCCCAGGATAGCCTCGCCACGCTCGCCGCGAATCAGCCCGACCGCTATCTCATCAAGAACGCGTGGCTCCAGCTCGAGGTCGACGACGCGCCCAAAGCCATCGAGAGCCTCTCGGCCGCGGCGCGAAACCTCGGCGGTTATCTCTCCGACATGCACGAACGCAAACTCGCCGTCGAGCGTTCCGAGATTACCGCCACGCTCCGCGTGCCCGCCGATAAGTTCGAGCAAGCCATGACCGACGCCCAGGCGCTGGGCGACGTCATCGAGCGCCGCGTCAATTCCGAAGACGTCACGGAAAAATACGTGGACACCGAGTCGTCCATCCGCAACCTCAAACGCACCGAAGAACGTCTCTTGGCGCACCTTGAACGCTCCGCCAAGCTTGAGGACATCCTCAAGGTCGAGCAGGAACTCACGCGGGTGCGGGGACTGCTGGACCACCTCGAAGGGCAGTTGCGCTTCCTGAGCAACCGCGTGGGGTTCTCGACCATCCAGGTCACCCTGCTCGAGAAAGAGAAGGGCGGGCCCCTGACGCCGGCCGGGTCGTTCAGCACAGCCAGTGTGGCCTCGAGAGCGGTGCGGTCGCTTATCGAATTCCTCCAGTCCTTGTGGGTCGTCGTGATCTGGCTGGGCGTGTGGGCGCCGGTATGGTTGTTTCCGCTCCTGCTTGTCCTGTACGCTTGGCACCGGCGGAACAGACGGCGGGTTCAGCGCACGACAGCAACGCCTCCTGACCGATAA